Proteins from a genomic interval of Bombus affinis isolate iyBomAffi1 chromosome 14, iyBomAffi1.2, whole genome shotgun sequence:
- the LOC126923970 gene encoding odorant receptor 65a-like translates to MKASRSKDFAYAMTPLKILSWPVGTWPLQDYDIFSATRAIIAISLLLLMLTILHIEMYLDSSDAEKNLDGLALITCGILAVSKVIRFRIRPGGLISNFTSAVKDYDELKDQEKRVIVRRHAYMARLACGSVISFAYFTSTIMMTLPMLVEKEDEGIVNVTEESIPSYPIPSEYVMAIIQLPDNLYFIVFIVEYLMLIFLSTGNLGSDSLFFGIIFHLCGQVEILRLEFNRLNNENEKAMEHFISLTKRHIYLLKLAKMLSETISSILIVQLFTSCILICTSGLQFIIALKIGNIVMTIKTFIVSTTLLLQLFAYSYVGEYLKRQMEGVGNSVYFCSWYNIPKCVAKDIIYVIMRGQHPVFLRAGKFFVVNMETYMSIIKTSMSYLSVLRVMINA, encoded by the exons ATGAAGGCATCGCGCAGTAAAGATTTTGCTTACGCGATGACTCCGTTGAAGATCCTGTCGTGGCCTGTTGGTACCTGGCCTCTTCAAGATTACGACATCTTCTCTGCCACGCGTGCGATAATCGCAATTTCACTTTTG CTGTTAATGTTAACCATCCTGCATATTGAAATGTATTTGGATAGCAGCGATGCCGAGAAGAATCTAGACGGTCTAGCATTAATTACTTGCGGTATTTTGGCGGTATCAAAGGTCATCCGTTTTCGTATTCGGCCTGGTGGCCTTATCTCGAATTTTACCTCGGCTGTTAAGGATTATGACGAACTGAAAGATCAAGAGAAACGAGTGATAGTGCGAAGACACGCTTACATGGCCAGGCTGGCGTGTGGCAGTGTGATATCTTTCGCGTATTTCACCTCGACCATCATGATGACTCTGCCTATGTTGGTTGAGAAAGAAGATGAAGGTATCGTTAACGTGACAGAAGAAAGTATACCGAGCTACCCTATACCTTCCGAGTACGTAATGGCAATTATACAATTGCCGGACaatttgtatttcattgttTTCATCGTCGAATACTTGATGCTGATATTCCTGAGTACTGGAAATCTAG gGAGCGATTCCTTGTTCTTCGGTATCATTTTTCACCTGTGCGGCCAGGTAGAAATTCTGAGGCTTGAGTTCAATAGATTGAACAACGAGAACGAAAAAGCAATGGAACATTTCATCTCATTAACCAAGAGGCATATTTACCTGCTGAAGTTAGCCAAAATGCTGAGCGAGACCATCAGCTCTATCTTGATTGTGCAACTATTCACGAGTTGTATACTTATTTGTACAAGCG GACTTCAATTTATTATCGCTCTGAAAATTGGAAACATCGTCATGACAATAAAGACATTTATAGTATCGACCACGCTACTGCTGCAATTATTTGCATACAGCTACGTGGGCGAATACTTAAAGCGACAAATGGAAGGCGTCGGTAACTCGGTGTATTTCTGTAGCTGGTACAATATACCGAAATGTGTGGCAAAAGATATTATTTATGTCATTATGAGAGGTCAACACCCAGTTTTCCTGAGGGCTGGAAAATTCTTTGTTGTTAATATGGAAACATACATGAGTATTATAAAAACTTCTATGTCGTATCTCTCAGTTCTACGGGTAATGATAAATGCTTGA